The proteins below come from a single Micromonospora citrea genomic window:
- a CDS encoding permease prefix domain 1-containing protein, with the protein MRGDDATVVEERLRELDASLRGPRRLKSDLLTEARHGLLDAVDAYREDGLPAAEAQRRAVAEFGSPAQLVPAYQAELTVGALRGLSLRVVGLAVVAFVAGDLTWQGASWSDGPRPPAGYVLLSASVDWIWAVAFVLAATGLLLAGAGRWAPRGGDAVGRAVGTALTGVLALSVLAGAGLFAWSMGLWEAALTWPPMLVGAAVAAAGHLWLGRAARTWLLAVRSTGRSSTPAPAA; encoded by the coding sequence ATGCGGGGCGACGACGCGACGGTGGTGGAGGAACGGCTGCGGGAGCTGGACGCGAGCCTGCGTGGGCCGCGCCGGTTGAAGTCCGACCTGCTGACCGAGGCGAGGCACGGCCTGCTGGACGCCGTCGACGCGTACCGGGAGGACGGGCTGCCGGCGGCGGAGGCCCAGCGGCGGGCGGTGGCCGAGTTCGGCTCCCCGGCGCAACTGGTTCCGGCCTACCAGGCGGAGCTGACGGTGGGGGCGCTGCGTGGGCTGTCGCTGCGGGTCGTCGGGCTGGCCGTGGTCGCGTTCGTGGCCGGCGACCTGACCTGGCAGGGAGCGAGCTGGAGCGACGGCCCCCGCCCGCCGGCCGGTTACGTGCTCCTGTCGGCCTCGGTGGACTGGATCTGGGCCGTCGCGTTCGTGCTGGCGGCGACCGGGCTGCTGCTCGCCGGGGCGGGCCGGTGGGCACCGCGCGGCGGCGACGCGGTCGGCCGGGCGGTGGGCACGGCCCTGACCGGTGTCCTCGCCCTCAGCGTGCTGGCCGGCGCGGGCCTCTTCGCGTGGTCGATGGGGCTGTGGGAGGCCGCCCTCACCTGGCCGCCCATGCTCGTCGGCGCGGCGGTGGCCGCCGCCGGCCACCTGTGGCTCGGCCGGGCCGCCCGCACCTGGCTGCTCGCCGTCCGCTCGACCGGGCGGTCGTCCACGCCGGCACCGGCCGCCTGA
- a CDS encoding DNA primase: MGNPKHTEVSVARQSPQRPDADEPELDDVDDPAESDTATVSAEAARALWDELRIDPVEIALPAGTGYTLRAYRPARELTPTDVAERDQDDPFLARRQAVDEDEEEDDETVVILDEDVAQEFAESDEEDGKTRREVADDEDAAAVAEAEDEAGDEEVPVFLSHRGKLLLFKTPESLVSFIRSGAPNDLSQLDSWNELSERVEPADIAPLDEDIYELDLVVENLRGGHDTWDPTLLIEAGEVARDLAYALRLPAVLDMLSAGSSLDDLDEALRATVDGGVGGFFGRRRLKKIGAQTASLGWRTIVGKISAVVDWRD, encoded by the coding sequence GTGGGCAACCCGAAGCACACGGAGGTCAGCGTGGCCCGCCAGTCGCCCCAACGGCCCGACGCCGACGAGCCCGAGCTCGACGACGTGGACGACCCGGCCGAGTCCGACACCGCAACCGTCTCCGCCGAGGCCGCCCGCGCCCTCTGGGACGAGCTGCGGATCGACCCGGTGGAGATCGCGCTGCCCGCCGGCACCGGCTACACGCTGCGGGCCTACCGGCCGGCGCGGGAGCTGACCCCGACCGACGTCGCCGAGCGCGACCAGGACGATCCGTTCCTGGCCCGCCGCCAGGCCGTCGACGAGGACGAGGAGGAGGACGACGAGACCGTCGTCATCCTCGACGAGGACGTCGCCCAGGAGTTCGCCGAGAGCGACGAGGAGGACGGCAAGACCCGTCGCGAGGTCGCCGACGACGAGGACGCCGCGGCGGTCGCCGAGGCCGAGGACGAGGCGGGCGACGAGGAGGTCCCGGTCTTCCTCAGCCACCGCGGCAAGCTGCTGCTGTTCAAGACCCCCGAGTCGCTGGTCAGTTTCATCCGTTCCGGCGCGCCCAACGACCTGTCTCAACTGGACAGCTGGAACGAACTGTCCGAACGGGTGGAACCGGCCGACATCGCGCCGCTGGACGAGGACATCTACGAACTCGACCTGGTGGTGGAGAACCTCCGCGGCGGCCACGACACCTGGGACCCGACGCTGCTCATCGAGGCGGGCGAGGTGGCCCGCGACCTGGCGTACGCGCTGCGGCTGCCCGCCGTGCTGGACATGCTCTCCGCCGGCTCCAGCCTCGACGATCTGGACGAGGCGCTGCGCGCAACGGTCGACGGCGGCGTCGGCGGTTTCTTCGGCCGGCGGCGGCTGAAGAAAATCGGGGCACAAACCGCAAGTCTCGGTTGGCGCACCATTGTCGGCAAGATCTCTGCGGTCGTGGACTGGCGCGACTGA
- a CDS encoding ABC transporter substrate-binding protein, translating to MATSATGPSVLTRRGLLAAAAGTLLLSACGREEPGEGDPVRTVAPGGQELLIGVSLELTGPGAALGVLQRRALDITLETLNDKGVPIGNLRRNVRLEVRDNAGDARLAARQVTELARETGVHALLGGTMAETSVALATVAQRERVPFVSLGFGDGIVLPLAQRTYVFKLTPDGGDMARRLARLIASQRLRRVAVLAQHGLHGDSGVRATSAALRAAGLELVSSTRLPRTGENFRRAARSTAASRPDGVVVWATAPDSAAAVGALRRAGYDGPVFLDAGAVAEETLQGGNAATMEGAYAVHPVSLGGAMLANTTMSALLRKDFVYRYVQLHGGFSGFAPYASDALQLIADAARLSTSVDRGRLRAFLQNQVTEGMVGMYSFTPIRHGGMDQGSLGLYTVSSGTWTRVS from the coding sequence GTGGCGACATCGGCAACCGGTCCCTCCGTGCTCACCCGTCGCGGCCTGCTGGCTGCGGCGGCGGGCACTCTGCTGCTCAGCGCCTGCGGGCGCGAGGAGCCGGGCGAGGGAGATCCGGTCAGGACGGTCGCGCCGGGCGGTCAGGAACTGCTGATCGGGGTCAGCCTGGAGCTGACCGGCCCCGGCGCCGCGCTCGGCGTGCTCCAGCGACGCGCGCTGGACATCACCCTCGAAACGCTCAACGACAAGGGCGTGCCCATCGGCAACCTGCGCCGCAACGTCCGGCTGGAGGTGCGCGACAACGCCGGCGATGCCCGACTGGCGGCCCGGCAGGTCACCGAACTGGCCCGCGAGACCGGCGTGCACGCCCTGCTCGGCGGGACCATGGCGGAGACCTCCGTCGCCCTCGCCACCGTGGCGCAGCGGGAGCGGGTGCCGTTCGTCTCGCTCGGCTTCGGCGACGGGATCGTGCTGCCGCTGGCCCAGCGCACGTACGTCTTCAAGCTGACCCCCGACGGCGGCGACATGGCGCGGCGGCTGGCTCGGCTGATCGCCTCGCAGCGGCTGCGCCGCGTGGCGGTGCTGGCCCAGCACGGGCTGCACGGTGATTCGGGCGTACGGGCCACGTCAGCGGCCCTGCGAGCGGCCGGGCTGGAGCTGGTGTCCAGCACGCGGCTGCCCCGCACCGGCGAAAACTTCCGCCGGGCGGCCCGGTCGACGGCCGCCTCCCGGCCGGACGGCGTGGTGGTGTGGGCGACCGCCCCGGATTCCGCCGCCGCCGTCGGTGCGCTGCGCCGGGCCGGGTACGACGGTCCGGTGTTCCTCGACGCGGGTGCGGTCGCCGAGGAGACCCTCCAGGGCGGGAACGCGGCCACGATGGAGGGCGCGTACGCCGTCCACCCCGTCTCGCTGGGCGGGGCGATGCTCGCCAACACCACCATGTCGGCGCTGCTGCGTAAGGACTTCGTCTACCGCTACGTCCAGCTGCACGGCGGGTTCAGCGGCTTCGCCCCGTACGCGTCCGACGCGCTGCAGCTCATCGCGGACGCGGCGCGCCTGTCCACCAGCGTCGACCGTGGACGGTTGCGGGCGTTCCTGCAGAACCAGGTCACCGAGGGGATGGTGGGGATGTACTCCTTCACCCCCATCCGGCACGGCGGCATGGACCAGGGATCGCTGGGCCTCTACACCGTCAGCTCCGGCACCTGGACGCGGGTGTCCTGA
- the cydC gene encoding thiol reductant ABC exporter subunit CydC: MTEAPRPAGDAGTRPDAGAPGEPARVRSPERTVLRLARPYLDRLLGAGLLAAATEFAGLALMATATWLLMSAAGRPPLDRLTVAIVAVRALAVSRGVLRYTERLAGHDAVLRMITDVRARVFATLAARPTLRQRSGDALSRLVSDVEAVQDLLLRVLVPASAAALVSAVAVGGAALISPAAAGALAVGLLVAGVALPALATALTRRAAAELAPLRGALAVDAVDLTHGAADLAAFGATGHALEAADRRARRLVRLERRLAATGFAVDAAGVLVSGLTSGAVVLAALAADVDGVLVGVLAVGTLAAVEIALALVGAGRQWTQLRAGLSRVAALLGSSAAPPESGDTPVGPGPHDVRFAEVTVRYRKGAAPALDGFDLHLPPGRRVAVVGPSGAGKSTLAAVLTGSVRPERGQVTLDGRDLSAYRAGELPRAVGGLLAEAYVFHATVRENLLLGRPGADEDELAAATAAAGLLDWVREQPDGWDTVVGEEGGQLSGGQRQRLALARALLAAPGVLVLDEPTEGLDPAAADAVLASTLAATPAGHSVLLISHRLSGLADLDEIVVLDAGRVVQRGRHAELVAAPGWYRDQWLLQDAAERGYLALRP, encoded by the coding sequence ATGACCGAGGCGCCGAGGCCGGCCGGAGACGCCGGAACGCGACCGGACGCGGGTGCCCCCGGCGAGCCGGCGCGCGTCCGCTCCCCCGAGCGGACCGTCCTGCGGCTGGCCCGGCCGTACCTGGACCGGCTGCTCGGCGCGGGGCTGCTCGCCGCCGCCACCGAGTTCGCCGGCCTCGCCCTGATGGCCACCGCGACCTGGCTGCTGATGAGCGCCGCCGGCCGGCCCCCGCTGGACCGCCTCACCGTGGCGATCGTCGCGGTCCGGGCGCTCGCCGTGAGCCGGGGCGTGCTCCGCTACACCGAGCGGCTCGCCGGGCACGACGCCGTGCTGCGGATGATCACCGACGTCCGGGCCCGGGTGTTCGCCACCCTCGCCGCCCGCCCGACCCTGCGGCAGCGCTCGGGGGACGCGCTGAGCCGGCTCGTCTCCGACGTGGAGGCCGTCCAGGACCTGCTGCTGCGGGTGCTGGTGCCGGCCTCGGCGGCGGCCCTGGTCAGCGCGGTCGCGGTCGGCGGGGCGGCGCTGATCTCGCCGGCCGCCGCCGGTGCGCTCGCCGTCGGGCTGCTGGTCGCCGGCGTGGCGCTGCCCGCCCTGGCCACGGCGCTGACCCGGCGCGCTGCCGCCGAACTCGCCCCCCTGCGCGGCGCGCTCGCCGTCGACGCGGTCGACCTCACCCACGGCGCCGCCGACCTGGCCGCGTTCGGCGCCACCGGGCACGCGCTGGAGGCGGCCGACCGACGCGCCCGGCGCCTGGTCCGGCTGGAGCGGCGCCTCGCCGCCACCGGCTTCGCCGTCGACGCCGCCGGGGTGCTGGTCTCCGGGCTCACCTCCGGCGCGGTGGTGCTCGCCGCCCTCGCGGCGGACGTGGACGGGGTGCTGGTCGGCGTGCTGGCGGTCGGCACGCTCGCCGCCGTCGAGATCGCGCTGGCGCTGGTCGGGGCGGGCCGGCAGTGGACCCAGCTCCGCGCCGGCCTGTCCCGGGTGGCCGCCCTGCTGGGCTCCTCGGCCGCGCCGCCCGAGTCCGGCGACACGCCGGTCGGCCCCGGCCCGCACGACGTGCGGTTCGCGGAGGTGACCGTGCGGTACCGGAAGGGTGCCGCGCCCGCCCTCGACGGCTTCGACCTCCACCTGCCGCCCGGCCGCCGGGTGGCCGTGGTCGGCCCGAGCGGCGCCGGCAAGAGCACCCTCGCCGCCGTACTCACCGGGTCGGTGCGCCCGGAGCGCGGGCAGGTCACCCTCGACGGGCGGGACCTGTCGGCGTACCGGGCCGGGGAGCTGCCCCGCGCGGTCGGCGGGCTGCTCGCCGAGGCGTACGTCTTCCACGCCACCGTCCGGGAGAACCTGCTGCTCGGGCGGCCCGGCGCCGACGAGGACGAGCTGGCGGCGGCGACGGCGGCGGCCGGCCTGCTGGACTGGGTACGCGAGCAGCCGGACGGCTGGGACACGGTGGTCGGCGAGGAGGGCGGCCAGCTCTCCGGCGGCCAGCGGCAGCGGCTCGCGCTGGCCCGGGCACTGCTGGCGGCGCCGGGCGTGCTGGTGCTCGACGAGCCGACCGAGGGGCTCGACCCCGCCGCCGCCGACGCGGTGCTCGCCTCGACGCTGGCGGCCACCCCGGCCGGGCACTCCGTGCTGCTGATCAGCCACCGGCTCAGCGGGCTGGCGGACCTAGACGAGATCGTGGTGCTGGACGCGGGCCGGGTGGTCCAGCGCGGCCGGCACGCCGAGCTGGTCGCCGCCCCCGGCTGGTACCGGGACCAGTGGCTGCTCCAGGACGCGGCCGAACGCGGATACCTGGCGCTGCGGCCCTGA
- a CDS encoding transposase codes for MSREEDDAVALVRVYCGLASADPADRSASAGSTLTSAVVDDAGRLLHVCEIGDDPAGYAQLVALLVERSGGPSGAAIAADSDDHTVTSLLSAAGRPLAIADDDSVDDFAERFADDDSLEEMQSPPAERRAVGLARALQAGALSAVTLPAPRDLAGYKQVLAAHAALASGRHSAAVALREVLRELYPAALRAYPDPAEPVSLAVLDALPEPGMLAGREVSVAADAVAAHLAADGVASAEQLTEAVTALRVAISETPRRATVNRALTSAVAETVRQAVASVRACDAGCEALVGALNSRVGAPAEPAPGRRAAARRGEPVGDLPGLAPTGAGLRPARPTEPEPAPTGGRRSRPEPVSGATPPPAPRPLGPPPVAPAPITPPPVAPAPVTPAAVAGPPVSAPPSRPAAAPSRVDGPTNRPVSAPPPPPPGITPIAPAQRGTVPPAEAGEPFRPTLTTAAIQSARAERQRTVIPPRPKTSSEPPTPTGGFSATDLSVPVPTPRPDQDSAPPGSRANWPLVNNPEDPSDSSATNPVVGSYGDRGGRGVDAPTDPGAERRVTPPWLADDLPQEPPMLRLVEPPPLADRALRDGPGQPAEPETPPLRLVDREEAGRSGRPAPSPERTAAEHRPAPPVERRPPPVSDEGDGDLLIFAQAKSAWFVGHTEESDLDWSTTADTGWQAAEQAARPAVGAETRAGLPKRVPQANLVPGSPLRDERPLRIVRDAASLAENTTGYFRGWRRGQEIGGFAVGGRPGREAAGGWDFTRDTGDRDDDREYEYRSAGYRS; via the coding sequence GTGTCCCGGGAGGAGGACGACGCCGTGGCGCTCGTGCGCGTGTACTGCGGTCTGGCCTCGGCGGATCCGGCCGACCGATCGGCTTCGGCCGGTTCGACGCTGACGTCCGCTGTGGTCGACGACGCAGGCCGTCTGCTGCACGTCTGCGAGATCGGCGACGACCCGGCTGGCTACGCCCAGCTGGTCGCGCTGCTCGTGGAGCGGTCGGGCGGGCCGAGCGGAGCGGCGATCGCCGCCGACAGCGACGACCACACGGTCACCTCGCTGCTCAGCGCCGCGGGTCGTCCCCTGGCGATCGCCGACGACGACTCCGTCGACGACTTCGCCGAGCGGTTCGCCGACGACGACTCCCTCGAGGAGATGCAGTCACCCCCGGCCGAGCGGCGCGCCGTCGGCCTGGCCCGCGCCCTGCAGGCCGGCGCGCTCTCCGCCGTCACCCTCCCGGCTCCCCGCGACCTCGCGGGATACAAGCAGGTGCTCGCCGCGCACGCCGCGCTGGCCAGCGGCCGGCACTCCGCCGCCGTCGCGCTGCGCGAGGTGCTCCGCGAGCTCTACCCGGCCGCGCTGCGCGCCTATCCGGACCCGGCCGAGCCGGTCTCGCTGGCGGTGCTGGACGCACTACCCGAGCCGGGCATGCTGGCCGGGCGCGAGGTCTCGGTCGCCGCCGACGCGGTCGCGGCGCACCTCGCCGCCGACGGGGTCGCCAGCGCCGAGCAGCTCACCGAGGCGGTGACCGCCCTGCGGGTCGCCATCAGCGAGACGCCGCGACGCGCCACCGTCAACCGCGCGCTCACCTCCGCCGTGGCGGAGACCGTCCGGCAGGCCGTCGCCTCCGTCCGCGCCTGCGACGCCGGCTGCGAGGCCCTCGTCGGCGCGCTCAACTCCCGGGTCGGCGCGCCCGCCGAGCCGGCACCCGGGCGCCGCGCCGCGGCCCGGCGCGGTGAGCCGGTCGGCGACCTGCCCGGCCTCGCCCCCACCGGGGCAGGCCTGCGCCCCGCCCGGCCCACCGAGCCCGAGCCGGCCCCGACCGGCGGCCGGCGGAGCCGGCCGGAGCCCGTCTCCGGCGCGACGCCGCCCCCCGCGCCCCGGCCGCTCGGCCCCCCGCCGGTCGCCCCGGCCCCGATCACCCCGCCGCCCGTCGCCCCGGCGCCGGTGACCCCGGCCGCGGTGGCCGGTCCCCCGGTCTCCGCGCCGCCGTCGCGGCCCGCCGCTGCGCCGAGCCGCGTCGACGGCCCCACCAACCGCCCGGTCTCCGCGCCGCCGCCCCCGCCGCCCGGCATCACCCCGATCGCCCCGGCACAGCGCGGCACGGTCCCGCCGGCCGAGGCCGGGGAGCCGTTCCGGCCGACGCTGACCACCGCGGCGATCCAGAGCGCCCGCGCCGAGCGGCAACGCACCGTGATCCCGCCCCGGCCCAAGACCAGCAGCGAACCCCCGACGCCGACGGGCGGCTTCAGCGCCACCGACCTCAGCGTCCCCGTGCCCACCCCCCGGCCCGACCAGGACTCCGCTCCCCCCGGCTCGCGGGCCAACTGGCCGCTGGTCAACAACCCGGAGGACCCGTCCGACAGCTCCGCCACGAACCCGGTCGTCGGCTCCTACGGCGACCGTGGCGGGCGCGGCGTCGACGCGCCGACCGACCCGGGTGCCGAGCGGCGTGTGACCCCACCCTGGCTGGCCGACGACCTGCCCCAGGAACCTCCGATGCTGCGCCTGGTCGAGCCGCCGCCGCTGGCCGACCGCGCGCTGCGCGACGGGCCGGGCCAGCCCGCCGAGCCGGAGACGCCGCCGCTGCGGCTCGTCGACCGCGAGGAGGCCGGGCGCAGCGGCCGGCCGGCCCCCAGCCCCGAGCGTACGGCGGCCGAGCACCGGCCGGCGCCCCCCGTGGAGCGGCGGCCCCCGCCGGTCTCCGACGAGGGCGACGGCGATCTGCTGATCTTCGCGCAGGCCAAGTCCGCCTGGTTCGTGGGGCACACGGAGGAGTCCGACCTGGACTGGTCGACCACGGCCGACACCGGCTGGCAGGCCGCCGAGCAGGCCGCCCGCCCGGCGGTCGGCGCCGAGACGCGGGCCGGGCTGCCCAAGCGGGTCCCGCAGGCCAACCTCGTCCCCGGGTCGCCCCTGCGCGACGAGCGTCCCCTGCGGATCGTCCGGGACGCGGCGAGCCTCGCCGAGAACACGACCGGCTACTTCCGCGGCTGGCGTCGCGGGCAGGAGATCGGCGGGTTCGCGGTCGGCGGTCGACCCGGCCGGGAGGCCGCCGGCGGCTGGGACTTCACCCGCGACACCGGCGACCGCGACGACGACCGGGAATACGAGTACCGTTCCGCCGGATACCGCTCCTGA
- a CDS encoding PadR family transcriptional regulator yields MKAQALHGHLDALLLAVLEQGALHGYAIIEALRARSDGQLDLPTGTIYPALRRLERAGHVASTWSTVNGRERRTYQLTDAGRRALAGERSGWREFSSTVGRFLDTDTPPTAPA; encoded by the coding sequence ATGAAGGCCCAGGCGCTGCACGGACACCTCGACGCGCTGCTGCTCGCGGTGCTGGAGCAGGGCGCGCTGCACGGCTACGCCATCATCGAGGCGCTGCGGGCCCGCAGCGACGGCCAGCTCGACCTGCCGACCGGCACCATATATCCGGCGCTGCGCCGGCTGGAGCGGGCCGGCCACGTGGCCAGCACCTGGAGCACCGTCAACGGCCGGGAGCGGCGGACCTACCAGCTCACCGACGCGGGGCGGCGGGCGCTGGCCGGGGAGCGGTCCGGGTGGCGCGAGTTCAGCAGCACCGTCGGCCGCTTCCTCGACACCGACACCCCGCCCACCGCCCCCGCCTGA